The sequence CTGCGGCTTCCTTGACCTTTTGGCCCATCAGCTTTACCGCGTCCATATTGATACCGGCTTTGGTGGAACCGATGTTTACGGAGGAGCAAATGTGCTCCGTCTCTGCCAGCGCGCGGGGGATGGAGTCAATCAGTTCCCGGTCGCCGGCGGCAAATCCCTTTTGTACCAGGGCACTGTAACCGCCGATAAAGTTCACCCCGATGGTGCGGGCTGCTTTTTCCAGCGCCAGGGCGTACTTTACCGGGTCGCCGCCGCTGATGCCTGCCATAATGGCAATGGGGGTCACGCTGACTCGCTTGTTGATAATAGGAATACCGTATTCCCGCTCAATGTCCTCGCCGGTCTGGACCAGCTTCTCCGCCTTAGTGCAAATTTTGTCATACACCTTGGCGCAAGCCTTGTCAATATCCGTATCGGCACAGTCTAAAAGGGAAATGCCCATGGTGGTGGTACGAATGTCCAGGCACTCGTCCTGGATCATACGAATGGTTTCTAAAATATCGTAAGTATTGATCAATGGAGTGCCTCCTGTTAAATCTTGTGCATGGAGTTAAAAATATCCTCATGCATCACATGGATAGAAAGATTGCTTTCTTTGCCAAAGTCCTCCAATTCGCCGGACAGGGCGGAGAGAGAAGTGTTGCAACGGGTCAGGTCCGCCATCATGATCATGCAGAACATATCCTGCAAGATGGACTGGGTCACTTCTACAATATTCACCTGGTGTTCGGCACAGATGGCAGACACCTTGGCAAGAATGCCCACGGTATCTTTACCTACAACTGTGATGACTGCTCTCATTATCAAGACCTCCGTTTTGTCTTTTATTTTCTAATGATTATAACAAAGATGTAAAATTTTTTCAATAAAAGCGCAAAATATATTTTCAACTTCCGCCGATTGTGGTAAAATACTGTGCAACAAGCGGATTGGAGATGAAATTGTGCATTACGAAAATTTGGTAGACCTGCACACCCACTCAGATCATTCCTTTGACGGCAAACAGTCCTGTATGCTGCTGTGCGAGACGGCGGTGGCCAAGGGCGCGTCCTGTATTGCCATTACCGATCACTGCGAGATTGACTCAAA comes from Oscillospiraceae bacterium and encodes:
- a CDS encoding ACT domain-containing protein; translated protein: MRAVITVVGKDTVGILAKVSAICAEHQVNIVEVTQSILQDMFCMIMMADLTRCNTSLSALSGELEDFGKESNLSIHVMHEDIFNSMHKI